In Acidimicrobiales bacterium, the sequence GTACGTCGTGGGCGACGAGCGGGAGACGGCGGGGGCGGCGACGGCGGCGGGCCGGCCCCGAGCGTGCCTCAACTACGGCCACACCCTGGCCCACGCCCTGGAGACGGCGGGCCGCTACGACCTCCGCCACGGCGAGGCGGTGGCCGTCGGGCTGCGCTTCGCCGCCCGCCTGGCGGCCCGCCTCGGGCGCATCGGGGACGAGCGGGTCCGCCGCCACGACGAGGTCGTCGACTCGTACGGCCTGCGCCGGCCCCTGCCCGAAGGGAGCGACCTCGCCGCCCTCGTCGAGCTCATGCGCCGGGACAAGAAGTCGCACGGGGGGCTCAGCTTCGTGCTCGACGGCCCGCACGGCGTGGAGCCCGTGCACGACGTGGCGACCGCCGACGTCGAGGCCACGCTCAAGGAGCTGCTCGCGTGAGATCGGGCCGTCCCGCGCGCCGGAACGTCGCGGAGCGCCCGTGACGGCTCCTCGGCCCACCGTGCTGGTCCTGTCCGGGCCGAACCTGAACCTGCTCGGGGAGCGCCAGCCCGAGATCTACGGGAAGCAGACGCTGGACGAGCACGTGGCCGCCGCCCGGGCTGCCGGCGAGGCGAGGGGGCTGGTCGTCGAGGACCTCCAGTCGAACTCCGAGGCGGAGCTGGTCGACGCCATCCAGGGAGCTCGCGGGCGGTGCCGGGCCATCGTCGTCAACGCCGGCGCCTTCACCCACTACGCCTGGTCGATCTCCGACGCCCTCGCCGCCTTCGAGGGGATCGTGGTGGAGCTGCACGTGTCGAACCCCAATGCCCGCGAACCGTGGCGGCACACCTCCGTCGTCGCCCCGGTGGCCGACGGAATGGTCGCCGGCTTCGGCGGGTTCGGGTACGAGCTGGCCATCGTGGCGGTGGCCCGGATGCTGGAGGACCGCAGCCCGTGACCGGCCCGGGAGGCCGGTCCATCGGCAACTCGCTGGGGTGCCATCACGAAGGGATGGTGCGCCAGTGATTCCACCGACCGTGGACCTGTCGACGCTCGCTCCCATGGACGTGGCCGGCCGCCTGCCCCGCCTCCGGGAGCGGCTGGGGGAGGCGGGCTGTGACGCCCTGCTCGTCACCAACCTGGCCAACGTCCGCTACCTCACCGGGTTCACCGGGTCGGCCGCCCTGCTCCTGGTGCTGCCCGACGAGCTGGTGCTCGCCACCGACGGCCGCTACCAGTTCCAGTCGGCCGAGCAGCTGGCGGCGGCGGGCGTCGACGCACGCATCGAGATCGGCAACGCGGCCGGACAGCGCCAGGCGCTGTCGGCGTCGGCCCGCTCCGTCGCCCGCCTCGGCCTGGAGGCGGCCAGCGTCACGTGGGCCCGGCAGCGGGCCTTCGCCGCCGAGTGGTTCGCCGACGCCGAGCTGGTGGCGACCGAGAACGTGGTCGAGGACCTGCGCCGGGTGAAGGACGACGGCGAGGTGGCCCGCATGGCGGCGGCGGCCGCCGTGTCCGACCAGGCCCTGGCCGCGGTCCGCCACCTCCTGGCCGAGGGGACCAGCGAGGCGGGCTTCGCCCTCGCCCTCGACTCCGAGATCCGCCGGCTGGGCGCCAGCGGCAACTCGTTCGACACCATCGTGGCGTCGGGGCCCAACGGCGCCAAGCCCCATGCCCGCCCCACCGACCGGGTCGTCGAGGCGGGCGAGCTGGTCGTGGTCGACTTCGGGGCGGTGGTGGACGGCTACTGCTCGGACATGACCCGCACGCTGTGCGTGGGCCCGCCCCGCTCGGCCGTGCTCGAGCGCATGGTGGAGGTGGTGGCCGCCAGCCAGGCCGCCGGCGTCGCCGCCGTCCGTGCCGGCCGCAGGGCGGTGGACGTGGACGCCACCTGTCGCGAGGTCATCGCGGCGGCCGGCTGGGCCGACGCCTTCCTCCACTCGACCGGCCACGGGGTGGGCCTCGACATCCACGAGGCCCCCTCGGTCTCGGCGGTGTCCGGTGATACCTTGGCGACCGGTTACGTCGTCACCGTCGAGCCGGGCGTCTACCTCCCCGACCACGGCGGCGTCCGCATCGAGGACACGGTCGTCGTCACCGAGGACGGCTGCCGCCCGCTCACGCTCGCCCCGAAGGACCTGATCATCCAGTGACCGTCTCCACCAACGACCTCCGCAACGGCATGACCCTGAACCTTCCCGAGGGGCTGTACTCGGTGGTCGAGTTCCAGCACGTCAAGCCGGGCAAGGGCGGCGCCTTCGTGCGCACCAAGCTGAAGAACGTGCGCACCGGCGCCGTGATCGACCGCACCTACCGGGCCGACGAGAAGCTCGAGCAGGCGATGATCGACAAGAAGGAGATGCAGTACCTGTACCGGGACGGCGACCACTACGTCTTCATGGACAACGTGTCGTACGACCAGTCGAACGTCGACGCCTCCGCCCTGGGCGACGCCGAGCGCTTCTTGAAGGAGGGCGACACCGTCGTGCTCCAGATGTACGGCTCGGAGCTGGTCGGCGTCGACCTGCCGGCCGCCGTCGAGCTCACCGTCGCCACCACCGAACCCGGCGTGCAGGGCGACCGGGTGTCGGGCGCCCGCAAGGCGGCCACCATGGAGACCGGCGTGGTCGTGCAGGTCCCGCTGTTCGTCAACGAGGGCGACCGGCTGCGCATCGACACCCGCACCGGCGAGTACCTCACCCGCGTGAACACTTGAGGCGACCCCGGCGGGAGCCTCGCCGGTGAACGTCGGGTCGCGGCGGGAGGCGCGGGAGCGGGCGCTGTCGCTGCTGTACGAGGCGGAGGTCAAGGACCTGGTTCCGGCGGCCCTCCTGGCCGAGTTGCCGCTTCAGCCCGAGCCGTTCGTGGCCGATCTGGTACAGGGTGTGGGGGAGAACCGGGCGCGCATCGACGAGCTGGTCGGTCGCTTCGCCATCGGCTGGACCCTCGACCGCATGCCCGTCGTCGACCGCAACGTCCTCCGCCTCGCCGTCTACGAGCTCCTCGAGCGTCCTGACGTCCCCCTCGGCGCCGTCATCGACGAGGCCGTGGAGCTCGCCAAGCGGTACTCGACCGACGAGTCCGGACGGTTCGTCAACGGCGTCCTCTCCGGGATCGCCGCCGAGGTCCGACCCGGCTGACCCGCCCGGGCGGGGCGGCGCCGCCCGCCGCCGCCCCGAGCCCGGCCTGCTGGCCGTGGTGGCGGCCATGCTGCTGCCGGTCGCCTTCTCGTCCGAGCTGTACCACTCGTTCTGGGCGCCGAAGGCGGCCGTGGCCCTTCTGCTCCTCGGTCCCGGTCTGGTCGCCGTGGCCCGGCTCGCCCGGGGCGGCGAGCTCGCCGCCCGGCTGGCGGTCCTGTTCCTCGGCGCCGCGACCGCGGCGACCGCCGCGTCCCGGCTCCCGATGGCGACCCTCGTCGGCGGCGCAAACTGGGGGACGGGGCTGCTTTTCGTCGCCGCCCTGGTGGCGGCGTGGGGGCTGGGCGCCACCGCCGGGCCCGCGCAGCGCCGCCAGATGGCGACCGCGGTCGTGGCCGGCGCCCTGGTGAACGCGGCGGTGGCCTGGCTCCAGGCGGCGGAGATGGTTCCGCCGGCGCTCGACAGCCCCGGCCGGTCGTCGGGCCTGATGGGCAACCCCGTCCACCTCGGCGCCCTGGTCGCCGGTGGCCTGTGGCTGGTCTGCTGCCGCAGCGCCGAGCGCCGGCTCCTGGGCTGGTGGACGGGTGCCGTCGCCCTGCTGGCGGGCGCCGCCCAGCTCTCCGGCGGCCGGTCGGCGCTCGGCCTCACCGTGCTCGTCCTGGCCGCCGCCGTGCGCCGCTCGGGCTGGCGCCGTGCCGTCGTCGTACTCGCCGCCTCGGGCGTCGGCATGTTCGCCGCCTCGGCGTGGGCCGCCGACTCGGCGGTCACCGCCTCCGACCGCACCGTCGGCGCGCCCACCCGCCAGCTCGACGTGCGGGGCGGCCTGTGGCGCATGGGCGCCGAGGCGACGCTGGAGCGCCCCGTCCTCGGATGGGGCCCGGGCCGCTTCCTGGAGGCGACCGGTCACCGCACGACTCCCGAGGTCAGCGAGGGCGGGGTGAACGTGGCGGCCGACGCCCACAACTGGGTGGTCGAGTACGCCACGACGACGGGACTGCTCGGCCTCGGCCTCCTCGCCGCCTGGCTGCTCGCCTCGGTCCGCCGCCGGACCGGTCCGCTGCTCGGCTTCGCCGCCGTGGCCGCCCTGTTCACCCTCTTCGAGCCCCAGTCCGTCGGCCTCACCCCACTCGCCCTGCTCGCCCTGGGCGCCTCGTACCGTCGGTCCCCGGGCGGCGCCGACGCGCCGCCCGCCCTCGGGTGGCGGGTCGTCTCCGCTCTCGGTCTGGCCGCGTCGGTGGCGGCGGCCGGCGTCCTCCTGGTGGGCGAGGCCGGGTTGCGGCAGGCGACCCTCGACACGTCGCCGCCGCGCTATGCCGAGGCCGCCGCGCTGCTCCCGGCCTGGCCCGAGGTGTCCCAGGCCGGCTCCCGCATCGAGGCGTTCCACGGCCTCCACGACGAGGCTCACGCGCGCAAGGCGGTGGCGCTGGCCCGCCAGGCCACCCGGCGCGACCCCACGTCGGCCGACGCCTGGGCGAACCTGGCCACGCTGGAGCTGAAGTGGGGGAGCGACGCCGCCGCCCGGCACGCCGCCGAGCGCGCCCTCGACCGCAACCCCTGGAGCGCCGGCGCCCTGCTCGTGCGCGCCGTGTCGGCGGAGCGGGCCGGCGATGCCTCCACGAGCGACGACAGCTGCCGCCGCCTGGAGGTGCTCGGCAAGTACCCGCCGGTGTGCGGGGGACCTGCTACCGTCGGTCCCTGACCGTGAAGCGGGTCCCGAGAGGCTCGCACGGACAGGAAGGAAGCGGCATGGCCGTGGTGAATGGCCGAACGTGAACGTGCGCTGACGCCCCCTCGTGGGGGCGTTTTCGTCGCCAAGGCCCAGGTGATGTCGGCGGACGACCTGCGGCGGGCGGTGACCCGCATCGCCCACGAGGTCCTGGAGCGCAACCACGGCGTGGAAGGCGTGGTGCTGGTCGGCCTCCAGACGGGGGGCGTCCCCCTGGCCCGCAAGCTGGC encodes:
- a CDS encoding type II 3-dehydroquinate dehydratase produces the protein MTAPRPTVLVLSGPNLNLLGERQPEIYGKQTLDEHVAAARAAGEARGLVVEDLQSNSEAELVDAIQGARGRCRAIVVNAGAFTHYAWSISDALAAFEGIVVELHVSNPNAREPWRHTSVVAPVADGMVAGFGGFGYELAIVAVARMLEDRSP
- a CDS encoding Xaa-Pro peptidase family protein, with the translated sequence MIPPTVDLSTLAPMDVAGRLPRLRERLGEAGCDALLVTNLANVRYLTGFTGSAALLLVLPDELVLATDGRYQFQSAEQLAAAGVDARIEIGNAAGQRQALSASARSVARLGLEAASVTWARQRAFAAEWFADAELVATENVVEDLRRVKDDGEVARMAAAAAVSDQALAAVRHLLAEGTSEAGFALALDSEIRRLGASGNSFDTIVASGPNGAKPHARPTDRVVEAGELVVVDFGAVVDGYCSDMTRTLCVGPPRSAVLERMVEVVAASQAAGVAAVRAGRRAVDVDATCREVIAAAGWADAFLHSTGHGVGLDIHEAPSVSAVSGDTLATGYVVTVEPGVYLPDHGGVRIEDTVVVTEDGCRPLTLAPKDLIIQ
- the efp gene encoding elongation factor P is translated as MTVSTNDLRNGMTLNLPEGLYSVVEFQHVKPGKGGAFVRTKLKNVRTGAVIDRTYRADEKLEQAMIDKKEMQYLYRDGDHYVFMDNVSYDQSNVDASALGDAERFLKEGDTVVLQMYGSELVGVDLPAAVELTVATTEPGVQGDRVSGARKAATMETGVVVQVPLFVNEGDRLRIDTRTGEYLTRVNT
- the nusB gene encoding transcription antitermination factor NusB, which gives rise to MNVGSRREARERALSLLYEAEVKDLVPAALLAELPLQPEPFVADLVQGVGENRARIDELVGRFAIGWTLDRMPVVDRNVLRLAVYELLERPDVPLGAVIDEAVELAKRYSTDESGRFVNGVLSGIAAEVRPG
- a CDS encoding O-antigen ligase family protein, with the translated sequence MLLPVAFSSELYHSFWAPKAAVALLLLGPGLVAVARLARGGELAARLAVLFLGAATAATAASRLPMATLVGGANWGTGLLFVAALVAAWGLGATAGPAQRRQMATAVVAGALVNAAVAWLQAAEMVPPALDSPGRSSGLMGNPVHLGALVAGGLWLVCCRSAERRLLGWWTGAVALLAGAAQLSGGRSALGLTVLVLAAAVRRSGWRRAVVVLAASGVGMFAASAWAADSAVTASDRTVGAPTRQLDVRGGLWRMGAEATLERPVLGWGPGRFLEATGHRTTPEVSEGGVNVAADAHNWVVEYATTTGLLGLGLLAAWLLASVRRRTGPLLGFAAVAALFTLFEPQSVGLTPLALLALGASYRRSPGGADAPPALGWRVVSALGLAASVAAAGVLLVGEAGLRQATLDTSPPRYAEAAALLPAWPEVSQAGSRIEAFHGLHDEAHARKAVALARQATRRDPTSADAWANLATLELKWGSDAAARHAAERALDRNPWSAGALLVRAVSAERAGDASTSDDSCRRLEVLGKYPPVCGGPATVGP